One part of the Hydra vulgaris chromosome 01, alternate assembly HydraT2T_AEP genome encodes these proteins:
- the LOC105844259 gene encoding apelin receptor, with the protein MINTTLDMINATLLTNLSLTKTFNEEVKTERFNTVNITTLILFAVIFLVGTIGNALVLYYFHVKDRHLGMSTEKRRVSEFLFSVLAIVDFFAAFLNPILYMYWIVTDYKWHLGYWSCKILVPLGTVATTMSGGIIAVLSFDRHRAIVYPLKKHFKLFHIKISIVLVLFYALVINVYYSINISLNIKKECFVVDPSKKAYSIPTIIYFLVNDITLLFVINFTNYRIVSKRLVLSSSSTPIKMQTISDCKRRQKDNNRIIRLLVVMTIVFFILTLPRDVLHFVFLMSWLIGSGINRSKEVLNLNSFLKVFNVANSCVNPIIFYAMHPGFNKFIKSIFCKSKWLFPDRKISLNEMETLAGNKSVIY; encoded by the coding sequence ATGATAAACACGACACTTGATATGATAAACGCCACACTTTTGACGAActtatctttaacaaaaacgTTCAATGAAGAAGTTAAAACTGAAAGATTTAATACAGTAAATATAACAACCTTAATACTATTTGCAGTTATTTTCTTGGTTGGTACAATTGGTAATGCGTTAGTACTTTACTATTTCCATGTAAAAGATAGACATTTAGGGATGTCAACCGAAAAGCGCAGAGTTTCTGAGTTTTTGTTTAGCGTGTTAGCAATTGTcgatttttttgctgcttttttaaaccctattttatatatgtattggaTTGTAACAGATTATAAATGGCACTTGGGTTATTGGAGTTGCAAAATACTAGTTCCTTTAGGAACAGTTGCTACAACAATGTCTGGTGGAATTATTGCCGTTCTATCATTCGATAGGCATCGAGCTATTGTATATCcgctaaaaaaacatttcaaactttttcacaTAAAAATAAGCATTGTTTTAGTCCTGTTCTACGCTCTGGTCATCAACGTTTATTATTCCATAAACAtttcattaaacataaaaaaagaatgcTTCGTAGTTGATCCAAGTAAGAAAGCGTATAGTATTCCaacaattatttactttttggtAAATGACATCacgttattatttgttattaattttaccAATTATCGTATTGTATCTAAAAGACTTGTTTTGAGCTCCTCTAGCACCCCAATAAAAATGCAGACCATAAGCGATTGCAAACGGCGGCAGAAAGATAATAACCGAATTATTCGATTATTAGTAGTCATGACAATTGTGTTTTTTATCTTGACGCTACCAAGAGATGTTCTTCATTTTGTATTCTTGATGTCATGGCTAATAGGTTCAGGTATAAATAGATCAAAAGAAGTACTTAACTTAAActcttttttgaaagtttttaatgtaGCAAATTCTTGCGTTAATCCTATTATATTTTACGCAATGCATCCAGGattcaacaaatttattaaaagcattttttgtaaatcaaaatGGTTATTTCCGGACCGGAAAATAAGTCTGAACGAAATGGAAACTTTAGCTGGCAATAAAAGTGTCatttattga